A window from Desulfovibrio sp. Fe33 encodes these proteins:
- a CDS encoding DNA-directed RNA polymerase subunit alpha, translating to MLIENGDKLINTRNWSELVKPEALARDPKSSKTYGKFICEPLERGYATTIGNAMRRVLLSSMQGCAIVSASIEGVQHEFTTMPGVLEDMTEVVLNLKQVRIAMTTDEPQRLVLEADKKGQVTAGMIQENQNVTILNKDQLIATLTENRPLKMELEVRMGKGYVPADMHEGLTDEIGSMVLDASYSPVKKVAYSVEQARVGQMTNYDKLILEVWTDGSVTPEDACAYSAKILKDQLSVFINFDESASETHEEEDDSIDLNPNLFKSIDELELSVRATNCLKAANIQLVGELVQRTEQTMLKTKNFGRKSLDEIRRVLDGMTLKFGMSVEDFDKKYQEWLKRKEKNEA from the coding sequence ATGCTTATTGAGAACGGCGACAAACTCATCAACACCCGCAATTGGAGCGAATTGGTCAAGCCCGAGGCTCTCGCGCGCGATCCCAAGTCCTCCAAGACGTACGGTAAATTCATCTGCGAACCCCTGGAGCGCGGCTACGCCACCACCATCGGCAACGCCATGCGCCGGGTTCTTCTCTCCTCCATGCAGGGGTGTGCCATCGTGTCCGCCTCCATTGAAGGAGTGCAGCATGAATTCACCACGATGCCCGGGGTTCTTGAGGATATGACCGAGGTAGTGCTGAACCTCAAGCAGGTTCGCATAGCCATGACCACGGACGAGCCTCAGCGCTTGGTCCTCGAAGCCGACAAGAAGGGGCAGGTCACGGCCGGTATGATCCAGGAAAACCAGAATGTCACCATTCTGAACAAGGATCAGCTGATCGCCACCCTGACCGAGAATCGTCCTCTCAAGATGGAGTTGGAAGTCCGCATGGGCAAGGGCTACGTCCCGGCCGACATGCATGAAGGACTGACCGACGAAATCGGCTCCATGGTCCTCGACGCCAGCTACTCCCCCGTCAAGAAGGTCGCATACTCCGTCGAACAGGCGCGTGTCGGCCAGATGACGAACTATGATAAACTGATCCTGGAAGTGTGGACCGATGGTTCCGTCACTCCCGAGGATGCCTGTGCATACAGCGCCAAGATCCTTAAGGACCAGCTCTCGGTGTTCATCAACTTCGACGAATCCGCTTCCGAGACTCATGAGGAAGAAGACGATTCCATCGATCTGAACCCGAACCTCTTCAAGTCCATTGACGAGCTCGAACTCTCGGTTCGCGCCACCAACTGCTTGAAGGCCGCCAACATTCAGCTTGTGGGCGAACTGGTCCAGCGTACCGAACAGACCATGCTCAAGACCAAGAACTTCGGCCGCAAGTCCCTGGACGAAATCCGCCGGGTTCTGGACGGCATGACCCTCAAGTTCGGCATGTCTGTCGAGGATTTTGACAAGAAATACCAGGAATGGTTGAAGAGGAAAGAGAAAAATGAGGCATAG
- the rpsD gene encoding 30S ribosomal protein S4 encodes MARYTEAKCKLCRREGEKLFLKGDRCYTDKCAYEKRPYPPGHAGRLRHKMSDYAVQLREKQKVRRMYGILEGQFRMYYHRADAMKGVTGHNLLFLLERRLDNVIYRLGFANSRDQARQLVRHGIFKLNGRRVSIPSMQVKAEDVIEVRDEARKIPVINEAQEVIARRGCPEWLESDGANFKGTVKAMPSREDIQFPINEQLIVELYSK; translated from the coding sequence GTGGCAAGATATACTGAAGCAAAATGCAAGCTGTGCCGCCGTGAGGGGGAGAAGCTCTTCCTCAAAGGTGATCGCTGCTACACCGACAAGTGCGCTTACGAGAAGCGCCCCTATCCTCCGGGACATGCTGGTCGGCTGCGCCACAAGATGTCCGACTACGCTGTCCAGCTGCGTGAAAAGCAGAAGGTTCGCCGCATGTACGGCATCCTGGAAGGACAGTTCCGGATGTATTACCACCGTGCCGACGCCATGAAGGGCGTGACCGGCCACAATCTGCTGTTCCTGCTGGAACGCCGACTCGACAACGTCATCTACCGCCTCGGTTTCGCCAACTCGCGCGACCAGGCTCGCCAGTTGGTTCGCCATGGCATCTTCAAGCTGAATGGCCGCCGCGTGAGCATTCCGTCCATGCAGGTCAAAGCTGAAGACGTCATCGAAGTTCGTGATGAAGCCCGGAAGATCCCTGTGATCAACGAGGCCCAGGAAGTCATTGCTCGCCGCGGTTGCCCCGAGTGGCTGGAGTCCGACGGCGCCAACTTCAAGGGCACGGTTAAGGCCATGCCGAGCCGGGAAGACATCCAGTTCCCGATCAACGAGCAGCTGATTGTCGAATTGTACTCCAAGTAA
- the rpsK gene encoding 30S ribosomal protein S11 — protein sequence MAKPRRSGKKKEKKNIPVGIAHVKATFNNTIVTFTDVKGNVVSWASAGAHFKGSRKSTPFAAQMAAEAAAKRAQDSGMRTVGIYVKGPGSGREAAMRAINNVGFKVTFIRDITPIPHNGCRPPKRRRV from the coding sequence ATGGCTAAACCCCGTCGCTCTGGGAAGAAAAAAGAAAAGAAGAATATTCCCGTCGGTATTGCCCACGTCAAGGCCACGTTCAACAACACGATCGTGACCTTTACCGACGTGAAGGGCAATGTCGTCAGCTGGGCTTCTGCCGGTGCTCACTTCAAGGGTTCCCGCAAGTCCACTCCTTTCGCGGCTCAGATGGCTGCCGAAGCTGCCGCCAAGCGCGCGCAGGATTCCGGTATGCGTACCGTGGGTATCTATGTCAAGGGCCCTGGGTCCGGACGTGAGGCCGCCATGCGCGCCATCAACAACGTCGGCTTCAAGGTCACTTTCATCAGGGACATCACTCCGATTCCCCACAACGGTTGCCGGCCGCCCAAACGCCGCAGGGTCTAA
- the rpsM gene encoding 30S ribosomal protein S13: MARIAGVDLPRNKRIDIALTYIYGIGRTMALQILDSTGIDWKTSSDDLTADEVNQIRVEIENNYKVEGDLRREITTNIKRLMDIGCYRGLRHRRGLPVRGQKSKTNARTRKGPRRSVMGRKKK, encoded by the coding sequence ATGGCACGTATTGCTGGCGTTGATCTGCCGAGGAACAAGCGCATCGACATTGCGTTGACGTACATTTACGGCATCGGCCGGACCATGGCCCTGCAGATTCTCGACTCCACCGGGATCGACTGGAAGACCAGCAGTGATGATCTCACTGCCGATGAAGTCAACCAGATCCGTGTCGAGATCGAAAACAACTACAAGGTTGAGGGTGACCTCCGTCGTGAGATTACCACCAACATCAAACGGCTGATGGACATCGGTTGCTATCGCGGCCTGCGTCATCGCCGCGGCCTGCCCGTTCGCGGTCAGAAATCCAAGACCAACGCCCGTACCCGCAAGGGTCCCCGTCGTTCCGTCATGGGCCGCAAGAAGAAATAA
- the rpmJ gene encoding 50S ribosomal protein L36, whose product MKVRPSVKKMCSKCKVIRRNGVLRVICENPRHKQRQG is encoded by the coding sequence ATGAAAGTCAGACCTTCTGTTAAGAAAATGTGTTCCAAGTGCAAAGTAATTCGGCGCAACGGAGTGCTTCGGGTGATCTGCGAGAACCCGCGGCATAAGCAGCGTCAAGGATAG
- the map gene encoding type I methionyl aminopeptidase — protein sequence MKKFRGVFVKNDKEIGLMREANRIVSKILDELGENVRPGVPTMLFEEICRKRCDEFGVRPAFLGYQGFPYALCCSVNEEIVHGFPSRTRIIEEGDIVSFDMGVVFHGFYGDSARTFGVGQVSEESQKLMDVTRESLYKGIEQAVPGNNLYDISAAIQSYVEGFGFGIVRRFVGHGIGSHLHEKPEIPNFVPKGISGVPLKAGMVLAIEPMVTVGSYEVDVLEDKWTAVTKDRKYSAHFEHTVAVTSDGPRILSVSD from the coding sequence TTGAAAAAGTTCAGGGGCGTCTTCGTCAAGAACGATAAAGAGATTGGCCTCATGCGTGAGGCCAATCGTATTGTTTCCAAGATACTCGACGAGCTGGGAGAGAATGTCCGACCGGGCGTTCCGACCATGCTGTTCGAGGAGATTTGCCGGAAGCGGTGCGACGAGTTCGGCGTCCGCCCGGCATTCCTCGGGTACCAGGGCTTTCCGTATGCCCTGTGTTGCTCGGTTAACGAAGAAATTGTACATGGTTTCCCGTCCAGGACCCGCATCATTGAAGAGGGTGACATCGTCAGCTTCGACATGGGCGTAGTGTTCCACGGATTTTACGGCGACTCAGCCCGTACCTTCGGGGTAGGGCAGGTCTCCGAGGAAAGCCAAAAACTCATGGATGTTACCCGTGAGTCTCTGTATAAGGGTATCGAACAAGCCGTACCCGGTAACAACCTCTATGACATTTCCGCGGCAATCCAGTCATATGTTGAAGGGTTCGGCTTCGGTATAGTCCGTCGTTTTGTAGGACACGGGATCGGAAGCCATCTCCACGAGAAGCCTGAGATCCCCAACTTCGTTCCCAAGGGCATCTCCGGCGTTCCTCTCAAGGCCGGAATGGTGCTTGCCATTGAGCCGATGGTCACGGTTGGGTCGTATGAGGTTGATGTCCTTGAGGACAAATGGACAGCTGTGACAAAGGACCGGAAATACTCCGCGCACTTTGAGCACACCGTCGCCGTGACCTCCGACGGACCTAGAATATTGAGCGTGTCCGATTAG
- the secY gene encoding preprotein translocase subunit SecY, translating into MSGVDNIARLPELRKKLLWTFALLAVYRLGIHIPIPGVDSAALSEFFAQAQNTLFGVFDMFSGGGLKRMSIFALGIMPYISASIILQLLTVVSPELKRLQKEEGEAGRKKITQYTRYGTVLITIVQGFAIATGLESMSSPTGAPMVLYSGIGFKLMTILTLTAGTVFLMWLGEQMTEKGIGNGISLIIYAGIIAGLPAAVINTLQLMTVGEISLFILLLLIVVMVATLAFIVFMERGQRRIPIHYAKRQQGRRMFGGQTTHLPLKINTAGVIPPIFASSILMFPATLAQFSSNKYLQDFSAYFRPDSVLYNILYIGIIIFFCYFYTAIMFDPKGIAENIQKQGGFIPGIRPGNRTREYIDKVLARITLWGALYVSAVCVLPMFLISKFGVPFYFGGTSLLIVVGVAMDFMGRIESYMISRQYEGLMGKGNKLKGRR; encoded by the coding sequence ATGTCAGGAGTTGATAATATTGCCCGGTTGCCGGAGCTGCGGAAAAAGCTGCTCTGGACGTTCGCACTGCTCGCTGTCTACCGGTTGGGCATACACATCCCCATTCCAGGCGTCGATAGTGCTGCGCTTTCCGAGTTCTTCGCTCAGGCGCAGAACACTCTCTTCGGCGTGTTCGACATGTTCTCCGGCGGTGGACTCAAAAGGATGTCCATTTTCGCCCTGGGTATCATGCCGTACATTTCGGCCTCGATCATCCTTCAACTTCTGACCGTGGTCAGCCCCGAGCTGAAGCGGCTCCAGAAGGAGGAAGGCGAGGCCGGCCGCAAGAAGATCACCCAGTACACCAGATACGGCACGGTGCTTATCACCATCGTGCAGGGTTTTGCCATCGCAACCGGTTTGGAGTCCATGAGTTCGCCCACGGGCGCACCCATGGTTCTCTATTCCGGGATCGGCTTCAAGCTGATGACGATCCTGACCCTGACCGCGGGTACCGTGTTCCTGATGTGGCTGGGTGAACAGATGACCGAAAAAGGTATCGGAAACGGCATCTCCCTTATCATCTATGCAGGTATCATCGCCGGCCTTCCGGCCGCGGTGATTAACACCCTGCAATTGATGACCGTGGGCGAGATCTCCCTGTTCATCCTGCTGCTCCTGATTGTCGTGATGGTGGCCACCCTGGCCTTCATCGTGTTCATGGAGCGCGGACAGCGTCGTATTCCGATTCACTATGCCAAACGTCAGCAGGGGCGGCGCATGTTCGGCGGCCAGACTACGCATCTGCCGTTGAAGATCAACACCGCAGGTGTTATTCCGCCGATCTTCGCCTCTTCTATCCTTATGTTTCCTGCAACGCTTGCCCAGTTCTCGAGCAACAAGTATTTGCAGGACTTCTCCGCCTACTTCCGGCCTGATTCCGTCTTGTACAACATACTGTACATCGGCATCATCATCTTCTTCTGCTATTTCTATACTGCGATCATGTTTGATCCCAAGGGAATCGCGGAGAATATCCAGAAGCAGGGCGGCTTCATTCCGGGCATCCGTCCGGGAAATCGCACCCGCGAGTACATCGACAAAGTGCTTGCCCGCATCACCCTGTGGGGCGCGCTGTATGTCTCTGCGGTCTGCGTCCTGCCCATGTTCCTGATCAGCAAGTTCGGCGTTCCGTTCTACTTCGGCGGCACCTCGCTGCTGATCGTGGTCGGCGTGGCCATGGACTTCATGGGCCGGATCGAATCCTATATGATCTCTCGCCAGTACGAGGGATTAATGGGAAAAGGTAACAAACTGAAAGGCAGGCGCTAG
- the rplO gene encoding 50S ribosomal protein L15 produces the protein MRLHELYAFPEEYKNRKRIGRGSGSGAGKTAGKGHKGQNARSGGGVRPGFEGGQMPLARRLPKRGFKNPFREEYEAVNVGRLIALFEGKDEITLADMYERGVVKDGAPVKVLGTGEVEKAVTIEAHRFSASAADKIAKAGGTAKAIEA, from the coding sequence ATGAGACTTCATGAACTCTACGCCTTCCCGGAAGAGTACAAGAACCGCAAGCGCATAGGCCGCGGCTCCGGCTCCGGTGCCGGTAAGACCGCCGGTAAGGGCCACAAGGGCCAGAACGCCCGCTCCGGCGGTGGCGTTCGTCCCGGCTTCGAGGGCGGCCAGATGCCTCTGGCTCGCCGTCTGCCCAAGCGCGGATTCAAGAATCCCTTCCGTGAAGAATACGAAGCCGTGAACGTGGGCCGTCTGATTGCCCTGTTCGAAGGCAAGGACGAGATCACCCTGGCCGACATGTACGAGCGCGGCGTCGTCAAGGACGGCGCTCCGGTCAAAGTGTTGGGCACCGGTGAAGTCGAGAAGGCCGTGACCATTGAGGCTCATCGCTTCAGCGCGTCCGCTGCCGACAAGATTGCCAAGGCCGGTGGAACCGCCAAGGCCATTGAAGCGTAA